In SAR324 cluster bacterium, a genomic segment contains:
- a CDS encoding gamma-glutamylcyclotransferase: MNFSLQSILNQRPPDQEIWIFAYGSLMWNPEIFFDQSILATIQGFHRSFCLWSTEHRGTKEFPGLVLGLEPGRSCIGRALQIPPELKDTQLVQIWEREMITEAYEPQWVRVESAIGSLEAIAFVVRLDHPKYVCPTMQVEAKGKRILEAKGKRGPCVEYLKQTIQYLHKAQIHDSKLENLYQCVREIQSQQASQRGLGG, from the coding sequence GTGAATTTCTCCCTCCAAAGCATTCTGAATCAACGACCTCCTGACCAGGAAATCTGGATTTTTGCCTATGGGTCCTTGATGTGGAATCCAGAAATTTTCTTTGATCAATCAATTCTGGCTACAATTCAAGGATTCCATCGGAGTTTTTGTCTTTGGAGCACGGAGCATCGAGGAACCAAGGAATTTCCAGGATTAGTCCTCGGACTTGAACCAGGTAGGTCCTGTATTGGTCGGGCATTGCAGATTCCTCCGGAGTTGAAGGACACCCAACTGGTCCAAATTTGGGAAAGGGAGATGATCACGGAGGCCTATGAACCACAATGGGTTCGTGTTGAATCAGCGATAGGGAGCTTGGAAGCGATTGCCTTCGTCGTCAGACTGGATCATCCCAAATACGTCTGCCCCACAATGCAGGTGGAAGCCAAAGGAAAACGAATTCTGGAAGCCAAAGGAAAACGGGGTCCATGTGTTGAGTACCTAAAGCAAACGATTCAGTACCTTCACAAAGCTCAAATTCATGACTCCAAGTTAGAAAATCTCTATCAATGCGTCAGGGAAATTCAGTCTCAGCAGGCTTCTCAAAGAGGTCTTGGAGGCTGA